In a genomic window of Tenuifilum sp. 4138str:
- the omp85 gene encoding Omp85 family outer membrane protein has product MRKLILLAAILFTVTGLFAQQTSDDKKVEKVKSGWNVGGLPVVAYDTDLGFEYGALVNLFHYGDGTIYPKYKHNVYAEVSRFTKGSGINRLFYDSKYVIPGLRVTADLSYLTDKMYDFYGFNGYESVFNLDWADDESADYRSRAFYKYDRKLLRFTTDLQGKLKNEKFGWVAGIGLYDFKIDTVDVDKLNRGKDEADKLPYVGGGLYQRYINWGLIGEDEKNGGFVTYLKVGAVYDTRDNEPNPMKGMWTEAVITYAPSFLGIGSKYQHAKLSIIHRQYFTLVHERLSFVYRLGYQGTLFGTCPFYLQPNMTTIFLRGATNEGLGGAKSLRGIIRNRVVGDGIAYGNFEMRWKFARFHFINQNFYLSLNAFVDGGQVVRKVDVEVPNFIEVPYSPSDYFSNDKEKLHTSWGLGLRVVMNQNFVIAVDHGRAMTKDDGLSGTYIGLNFLF; this is encoded by the coding sequence ATGAGGAAGTTAATACTACTTGCTGCGATACTATTTACCGTTACGGGATTATTTGCCCAGCAAACCAGCGATGACAAAAAAGTTGAAAAAGTAAAATCGGGTTGGAATGTTGGAGGGTTACCCGTGGTAGCCTACGATACCGACCTTGGTTTTGAGTATGGAGCATTGGTAAACCTTTTCCACTACGGCGATGGTACAATTTACCCCAAGTACAAGCATAACGTTTACGCTGAGGTCTCGCGCTTCACTAAGGGTAGTGGTATAAACCGATTGTTTTACGATTCAAAGTATGTTATTCCCGGGCTCAGGGTGACTGCTGACCTTTCGTATTTAACTGATAAGATGTATGACTTTTATGGTTTTAACGGATACGAATCGGTATTCAATTTGGACTGGGCCGATGACGAAAGCGCCGATTACCGCAGCCGTGCATTCTATAAGTACGATAGGAAACTGTTGAGGTTTACTACCGACCTGCAAGGGAAACTAAAAAACGAAAAGTTTGGCTGGGTTGCCGGTATAGGCCTGTATGATTTTAAAATTGATACGGTTGATGTTGACAAGCTGAATAGGGGGAAAGATGAAGCCGATAAGTTACCCTATGTAGGAGGTGGACTTTACCAGCGCTACATTAACTGGGGATTGATTGGTGAAGATGAAAAGAATGGTGGATTTGTTACCTACCTGAAAGTTGGTGCGGTTTACGATACTCGCGATAACGAACCCAATCCCATGAAAGGGATGTGGACCGAGGCGGTTATAACCTATGCTCCGTCGTTTTTAGGCATTGGAAGTAAGTACCAGCATGCAAAGCTAAGTATTATTCACCGTCAGTATTTCACATTAGTTCATGAGAGGCTATCGTTTGTTTACAGGCTGGGTTATCAGGGAACCCTTTTCGGAACATGCCCGTTCTACCTGCAACCCAACATGACAACAATTTTCTTAAGGGGCGCAACCAACGAGGGGCTTGGTGGTGCTAAAAGCTTGCGTGGTATAATTCGTAACCGGGTAGTGGGCGATGGAATTGCCTATGGCAACTTTGAAATGCGTTGGAAGTTCGCTCGCTTTCACTTCATCAACCAAAACTTTTACCTATCGCTTAACGCTTTTGTAGATGGTGGTCAGGTGGTACGTAAAGTTGATGTTGAGGTACCCAATTTTATTGAGGTTCCATACTCCCCATCGGATTACTTTAGCAATGACAAAGAGAAATTGCATACCAGCTGGGGACTTGGCTTGCGTGTTGTGATGAACCAAAACTTTGTAATTGCAGTTGACCATGGTCGTGCTATGACCAAGGACGATGGACTATCAGGAACCTACATTGGACTTAACTTTTTATTCTAG